In one window of Echeneis naucrates chromosome 17, fEcheNa1.1, whole genome shotgun sequence DNA:
- the pex5lb gene encoding PEX5-related protein — MVLKELTAKKESSEGNPLLTVTTKLVGEQQESRPLLSPSVDDFLSESRGDAMSARPPHTSNTAVMSTALDLVDLSEPGENSGGSIGSGSGSGGNKGGRRSPLRRKGSSKSPRRRVRPDETELIQVEQQPAGPRSPDSVSLSPLDKWDEVTLDVEDGGRRRIREKRCTSHHSSSELLWSAEFRADPLTKTTIQSYEDLNSMSTPVCSSNLSHHQFDCGASRQHRRTRSLLVRNESLEDEFVKAKAAVESDTEFWDKMQAEWEELARRNWLEDSEGQPQSSPSVSPGEQVYRFNTKNPYREWSNAFAVGQERARDGDLNTAVLLLEAAILQDPQDAEAWQVLGMTQAENENEQAAIVSLQRCLELRPNNLQALMALAVSFTNNGKQHEACDALRGWISHNPRYKHLVPEHRGPPTPARYQHLRRSELQDVLPLFQDAALLNLDCVDPDLQTGLGVLFNLSSDFNKAVEAFTAALSVRPQDYLLWNRLGATLANGSRSEEAVDAYTRALELQPGFIRSRYNLGISCIHLGAHREAVNNFLTALNQQRRSQRCTHQQMSANIWAALRVAVSMLDRPELFQAASVGDLDLLIRAFDVDA; from the exons ATGGTGTTGAAGGAGCTTACTGCTAAAAAGGAATCTTCTGAAGGAAACCCCCTCCTCACTGTGACAACCAAG TTGGTCGGGGAGCAGCAGGAGAGTCGACCACTGCTGAGTCCGTCTGTCgatgacttcctgtctgagagCCGCGGTGACGCCATGTCTGCCCGACCCCCCCACACTTCCAACACAGCAG TTATGTCCACAGCTTTGGATCTGGTGGACCTCAGTGAGCCAGGGGAGAACAGCGGGGGCAGTATTGGCAGCGGCAGCGGCAGTGGGGGTAACAAGGGTGGGAGGAGGAGCCCTCTGAGGAGAAAGGGCAGCTCGAAGAGTCCTCGACGTCGAGTGAGACCTGATGAGACTGAGCTGAtccaggtggagcagcagcctgctggtcccagaagtcctgactcAG TCAGCCTGTCTCCTCTGGACAAATGGGACGAGGTGACCCTGGATGTGGAGGACGGAGGACGAAGGAGGATCCGGGAGAAGAGATGCACCTCTCACCACTCGTCCAGTGAACTTCTGTG GTCTGCAGAGTTTAGAGCTGATCCGCTGACCAAGACCACAATCCAGAGCTACGAAGACCTGAACTCCATGTCAACACCGGTGTGTAGTTCTAATCTGTCACACCATCAGTTT gactgTGGGGCGTCGAGACAGCACCGACGGACTCGCTCCCTGCTGGTCAGAAATGAGTCTCTGGAGGACGAGTTTGTCAAAGCCAAGGCCGCTGTTGAg tcgGACACAGAGTTCTGGGATAAGATGCAGGCAGAGTGGGAGGAGCTTGCTCGGAGAAACTGGTTGGAGGACTCTGAAGGTCAGCCACAGAGCTCGCCCTCTGTGTCACCCGGAGAGCAG GTTTACCGCTTCAACACCAAGAACCCGTACAGAGAGTGGTCCAACGCCTTCGCCGTGGGCCAGGAGCGAGCTCGGGACGGAGACCTGAACAccgctgtgctgctgctggaggccgCCATTTTACAGGACCCACAGGATGCTGAG gcatGGCAGGTTCTTGGGATGACGCAGGCTGAGAACGAGAACGAGCAGGCCGCCATCGTGTCCCTGCAGAG GTGTCTGGAGCTCCGCCCCAACAACCTGCAGGCACTCATGGCGCTTGCCGTCAGTTTCACCAACAATGGCAAGCAGCACGAGGCATGTGACGCTCTGCGCGGCTGGATCAGCCACAACCCCCGATACAAACATCTGGTTCCTGAGCACCGGGGCCCCCCCACACCTGCCAGGTATCAACACCTGAGACG GTCTGAGCTGCAGGATGTGTTGCCTCTCTTCCAGGATGCGGCTCTGTTGAATCTGGACTGTGTGGATCCAGACCTGCAGACTGGACTTGGAGTTCTGTTCAACCTCAGCTCAGATTTCAACAAAGCTGTGGAAGCTTTTACTGCAGCGCTGTCTGTCAGACCTCAG GACTACCTCCTGTGGAACCGCCTCGGGGCAACTCTGGCCAATGGGAGCCGCAGCGAGGAGGCAGTCGATGCCTACACCAGAGCTCTGGAGCTGCAGCCAGGATTCATCAGGTCCAGATACAACCTGGGGATCAGCTGCATCCACCTGGGGGCCCACAG GGAGGCTGTCAATAATTTCCTGACAGCTCTGAACCAGCAGAGGCGGAGCCAACGTTGCACCCACCAGCAGATGTCGGCTAACATCTGGGCCGCCCTGCGTGTCGCTGTGTCCATGTTGGACCGACCTGAGCTGTTCCAGGCTGCCAGTGTGGGGGACCTGGACCTGTTGATCCGGGCGTTTGACGTGGACGCCTGA
- the sft2d3 gene encoding vesicle transport protein SFT2C produces the protein MADLNRQLQDYLAQSKCVGAKTVSQSSSSTAVDMADPEPVPGSWFGRWSSPWSGQSSSGNSGFSWPWSAEPDPCLPGLSRRQRLVAFGVCVSFSALCFGLSALYAPLLLLYARKFALLWSLGSVFAIAAAAVLRGPSRLVAGLPTSPGAAVYLCALGGTLYAALSLHSTVLTALGAALQVAVIIGCLVSLLPGGSAGIRFVGGLAASAIKRTVTGKTMPI, from the coding sequence ATGGCGGACCTGAACCGGCAGCTCCAGGACTATTTGGCTCAGTCCAAATGCGTCGGAGCCAAGACTGTCTCCCAGTCCAGCTCCAGCACCGCGGTGGACATGGCGGACCCGGAGCCGGTACCCGGGAGCTGGTTCGGGCGGTGGTCTAGTCCATGGTCTGGTCAGAGCTCCAGCGGAAATAGCGGCTTTTCTTGGCCGTGGTCGGCCGAGCCGGACCCCTGCCTGCCGGGCCTGAGCCGCCGGCAGCGGCTGGTGGCCTTCGGGGTGTGCGTGTCGTTCTCCGCCCTGTGCTTCGGGCTGTCGGCCCTCTACgccccgctgctgctgctctacGCCCGCAAGTTCGCGCTGCTCTGGTCGCTGGGGTCGGTGTTTGCCATCGCAGCCGCGGCGGTGCTGCGGGGACCCAGCAGACTGGTGGCCGGCCTGCCGACGTCCCCCGGAGCCGCTGTGTACCTGTGCGCCCTGGGGGGGACTCTGTACGCGGCGCTGAGCCTCCACAGCACCGTGCTCACAGCGCTGGGAGCAGCCCTGCAGGTCGCCGTCATCATCGGTTGTCTGGTGTCGCTGCTGCCCGGAGGCAGCGCCGGGATCCGCTTCGTGGGGGGGTTGGCGGCCTCCGCCATCAAAAGGACCGTAACCGGTAAGACCATGCCGATCTGA
- the LOC115057847 gene encoding dual specificity protein phosphatase 18 produces MSVSQITPTLFLSGADAALNAALVSRKGITLIVNATLSHACPAYPGVECVRVPVSDLPSARLGDHFDRVAERIHENRAGGTLVHCAAGMSRSPALVMAYLMRYRGVTLRQAHRWVQDSRPHVRLNTGFWDQLLRYELRLYGKNTVKVVAVPEPAPPLTPLTTRFTLRPRSPVMTRVSASLMTSVKKSRRGPKHSHTKCDPRTPQNWDLI; encoded by the coding sequence ATGTCGGTGTCCCAGATCACCCCCACCCTGTTCCTGAGCGGGGCCGATGCGGCCCTGAACGCGGCCCTGGTGTCCCGGAAAGGCATCACCCTGATCGTGAACGCCACCCTCAGTCACGCCTGCCCCGCCTATCCGGGGGTGGAGTGCGTTCGAGTCCCCGTGTCCGACCTTCCCAGCGCCCGGCTCGGGGACCACTTCGACCGGGTCGCCGAGCGCATCCACGAGAACCGAGCGGGCGGCACGCTGGTCCACTGTGCCGCCGGTATGAGCAGGTCTCCGGCACTGGTCATGGCCTACCTGATGCGCTACCGGGGAGTGACGCTGCGCCAGGCCCACCGCTGGGTGCAGGACAGCCGGCCCCACGTCCGGCTCAACACCGGCTTCTGGGACCAGCTACTCCGGTACGAGCTCCGCTTGTACGGGAAGAACACGGTCAAAGTAGTCGCGGTGCCCGAACCGGCGCCCCCGCTGACCCCTCTGACGACACGCTTTACGCTGAGGCCTAGGTCCCCTGTGATGACGCGAGTATCAGCGTCACTGATGACGTCAGTCAAAAAGTCCAGAAGAGGGCCCAAACACAGCCATACCAAGTGTGACCCCCGAACCCCACAAAACTGGGACTTAATCTGA
- the mfn1a gene encoding mitofusin-1: MCVCRCVVMDTEDPSPLRRFVVAKRLITSIFDQLLEFMKDGSAFVDEAWRGADLGQVAVEEQSLEMQSCATKLSTIREVLIRRHMKVAFFGRTSNGKSTVINAMLRDRVLPSGIGHTTNCFLRVEGTDGDEAYLTTEASNERRSVSTVNQLAHALHMDPSLDSGSLVKVFWPKSRCALLRDDLVLMDSPGTDVTLELDTWIDRFCLDADVFVLVGNAESTLMNTEKLFFHKVSERISKPNIFILHNRWDASVTEPDYIEEVRKQHLDRCVSFLAEELRVVGLDEAPGRIFFVSAKEVLSARMQRVQGMPETGETGGALAEGFHERLREFQMFERTFEEFISQSAVKTKFEQHTVRAWQITEAVRAVMDAINIASADRKICCLEEREEQRDRLDFVRGQINRLTDNVKERITALTSDVTAQVAVALSNQIRCLPVLVDEFRAEFNPTQETLQLYKTKLQQFVGQRLVDGLSHGCSVVVLRDVTEAQRQMIDNVHPLLSQSVQEQLSVPSTSFQLTYDLGLAALGADFQENIEFQFSLGWTALVTRFLGATDAKRALSSSDLRVQEGCSFKDEMVVSMAAGLVSVTSRATMTVLVIGGVVWRSVGWRLIALSLSLYGLVYLYERLTWTDVSRERTLKQQFVQHAARRLRAVIPATSSACGQQVYKELSAMFSRLSQRVDLSEAELEGNIRQLSFRIQRLENIQRRSKAFRNKATELETQLEAFSVQYLQ; the protein is encoded by the exons atgtgtgtgtgtcggtgtgtagTCATGGACACTGAGGATCCATCTCCTTTGCGCCGTTTTGTTGTTGCCAAGCGATTGATCACCTCCATCTTTGATCAGCTGCTGGAATTTATGAAAGATGGTTCTGCATTTGTGGACg AGGCGTGGCGGGGTGCCGACCTGGGTCAGGTGGCTGTCGAGGAACAGAGTCTGGAGATGCAGAGCTGTGCAACCAAACTGTCGACCATCAGAGAAGTTCTGATCAGGAGACACATGAAGGTGGCGTTTTTTGGCAG GACCAGTAATGGAAAGAGCACCGTTATCAACGCCATGCTGCGAGACAGGGTGCTGCCCAGCGGCATTGGACACACCACCAACTGCTTCCTGCGGGTGGAGGGGACGGACGGAGATGAGGCATACCTCACTACGGAGGCGTCCAATGAGAGGAGGAGCGTTTCT aCCGTCAATCAGCTGGCTCATGCTCTTCACATGGATCCCAGTCTTGACTCTGGCAGTCTGGTCAAAGTGTTTTGGCCTAAAAGTCGCTGCGCTCTCCTGAGAGACGACCTGGTGCTCATGGACAG tcCTGGGACAGACGTGACCCTGGAGCTGGACACCTGGATCGACAGGTTCTGTCTGGATGCTGACGTCTTTGTCCTGGTGGGAAATGCAGAATCAACACTGATGAACACG GAGAAACTTTTCTTCCACAAAGTGAGTGAGCGGATCTCCAAACCGAACATCTTCATCCTCCATAACCGATGGGACGCCTCAGTGACGGAGCCCGACTACATCGAGGAG GTGAGGAAGCAGCACCTGGACCGCTGTGTCAGCTTCCTGGCCGAAGAGCTGAGGGTGGTCGGTCTAGACGAAGCTCCAGGGAGGATCTTCTTCGTTTCAGCCAAAGAGGTCCTGAGTGCCAGAATGCAGCGAGTGCAGGGCATGCCTGAGACAGGTGAGACGG GCGGCGCTCTGGCTGAAGGTTTCCACGAAAGACTCAGAGAGTTCCAGATGTTCGAAAGGACATTTGAG GAGTTCATCTCTCAGTCTGCAGTGAAGACCAAGTTCGAGCAGCACACAGTGCGAGCCTGGCAGATCACTGAGGCCGTCAGGGCTGTGATGGACGCCATCAACATCGCCTCTGCGGACAGAAA aATCTGCTGCTTGGAGGAGCGGGAGGAGCAGAGGGACCGCCTGGACTTTGTCCGGGGACAGATCAACCGTCTGACGGACAACGTCAAAGAGAGAATCACAGCTCTGACCAGTGATGTCACTGCCCAG GTTGCTGTCGCCCTGTCCAACCAGATCCGTTGTCTTCCTGTCCTGGTGGATGAGTTCAGGGCCGAATTCAATCCCACACAAGAAACTCTGCAGCTTTACAAGACC aagctgcagcagtttgtggGTCAGAGGTTGGTTGACGGTTTGTCTCACGGCTGCTCTGTTGTCGTCCTCAGAGACGTCACTGAAGCTCAGAGACAAATGATCG ACAATGTCCATCCTCTGTTGTCTCAGTCCGTCCAGGAGCAGCTCTCTGTTCCTTCCACATCTTTCCAGTTGACTTATGACCTCGGCCTTGCGGCACTCGGTGCAGATTTTCAGGAGAACATTGAGTTCCAGTTTTCTCTGGGCTGGACGGCCCTCGTCACTCGCTTCCTCGGCGCCACCGATGCCAAGCGAGCACTGAGCAGCTCTGACCTACGAGTGCAG GAAGGCTGCAGCTTTAAGGATGAGATGGTGGTTTCCATGGCAGCAGGCCTGGTCTCTGTCACTTCCCGAGCAACCATGACGGTGCTGGTGATCGGCGGAGTG GTGTGGCGCTCGGTGGGATGGCGCCTCATCGCACTCTCACTGTCTCTGTATGGCCTCGTCTACCTGTACGAGAGACTCACCTGGACAGACGTCAGCAGGGAGCGCACTCTGAAGCAGCAGTTTGTGCAGCACGCTGCCCGCCGCCTGAGAGCCGTCATCCCCGCCACCAGCTCCGCCTGCGGCCAGCAGGTGTACAA AGAACTGTCCGCCATGTTCAGCCGCCTGAGCCAGAGAGTCGACCTGAGCGAGGCTGAGCTGGAGGGAAACATCCGACAGCTGAGCTTCAGGATCCAGAGGCTGGAGAACATCCAGAGAAGGTCCAAGGCCTTCAG gaacAAAGCCACAGAGCTGGAGACACAGCTGGAGGCCTTTTCTGTCCAGTATCTGCAGTAA